From a single Rutidosis leptorrhynchoides isolate AG116_Rl617_1_P2 chromosome 5, CSIRO_AGI_Rlap_v1, whole genome shotgun sequence genomic region:
- the LOC139847809 gene encoding large ribosomal subunit protein uL24z-like, protein MKYNPRVTSSRRKCRKAHFTAPSSVRRVLMSAPLSTDLRTKYNVRSIPVRKDDEVQVVRGTYKGREGKVVQVYRRKWVIHIERITREKVNGQTVNVGVNPSKVVVTKLKLDKDRKSLLDRKAKGRGVGDKNKEKFTADDVAAGASLQEID, encoded by the coding sequence atgaagtacaatcCACGTGTCACCAGCTCCCGCCGCAAATGTCGCAAAGCACACTTCACCGCACCATCAAGCGTGCGCCGTGTGCTAATGAGCGCACCTCTTTCAACTGATCTTCGAACCAAATACAACGTCCGATCAATCCCGGTTCGAAAAGATGATGAGGTCCAAGTCGTTAGAGGGACCTACAAGGGACGTGAGGGTAAGGTCGTTCAAGTGTACAGAAGAAAATGGGTTATTCACATTGAACGGATTACACGTGAGAAAGTTAACGGACAGACCGTTAACGTTGGTGTGAATCCGTCAAAAGTTGTTGTAACGAAATTGAAACTTGATAAGGATAGGAAATCGTTGCTTGATAGGAAGGCTAAAGGTCGTGGTGTTGGTGATAAGAATAAGGAGAAGTTTACTGCTGAtgatgttgctgctggtgcttCGCTACAAGAGATTGATTGA